The segment TGATGAAACCTCTCACCCCAACCCATGATGGCTCTCCTTAGTCGGCGGCCCGCGGCAGGACACCGCAAGGCCGCACTTAATTGTAGGGACGGAACTACAGCAAAGGCACGCCCCGGCAGCGAAACCTTGCCGCTCAGGAAGCACGGATACGCGTCCCGTACCATGGGCCGGATGGTGTTCATACGGCTATACCGCGAAGGCAAACTCGAACGCGACGATGTCAGGGTCCACGAGATCGAAGCCCTGGCCCGCCAGGATGACGTGGTGCTGTGGATCGACTACACGAACCCGACGGCTGATGACCTGCTCGGCGTCGAAACCGTGTACGGGCTTCATCGACTCGCCGTCGAGGACGCCGTCCACGACTTTCAGCGGCCCAAACTGGACCGATACCCGAACCATCTGTTCCTCTCGGCCTACCAGGCGGCGTTAAAGCCTGGCACCGGGGAACTGACCGTCGTCGAGATCTCGGCATTCGTGACCCACAATGCCCTGGTGACCGTGCACGGGCCCGAGTTCGACACCGACAAGCTGACGGCGCACTGGGACGCCGAAACCGATCTGGCCCAACACGGGGTGCCTTTCCTCTTCTGGGGCCTGCTGGACATGATCGTCGACGGGCACTTCGACGCCGTCCAGGAACTCGATGGCTACATCGACGCCCTCGAAGAGTCACTTTTCGAGGACCACTCCCCCGACCACGAGCTTCAGCGGAAGACCTTCGAACTCCGCAAGAACCTCGTCCGGCTCCGCCGCGTCGTCCTGCCCATGCGTGAAGTCCTCAACACCCTCCTCCGGCGGGAAGACCTGGTCGGCTGCAGCCCGGCGATGCAGCCCTTCCTGCAGGACGTCTACGACCACGTGCTGCGCGCCTCGGAATGGACGGAATCGCTCCGCGACCTGGTCACCACCATCCTGGAAACCCACATCAGCATCCAGGGGAACCAGATGAACCTCGTCATGAAGAAGGTCACCAGCTGGGCTGCGATCATCGCGGTCCCTACAGCCGTGACCGGCTTCTTCGGGCAGAATGTGCCCTTCTTCGGCTTCCAGAGCGATTACGGCCTCTGGCTGTCCAGCGCCCTCATGGCCGGCGGTTCAATATTCCTGTACCTGGCGTTCAAGAAGCGGGACTGGATCTAGCTGGTACTCCCTGGCGCATGGAGGGCCCCTGTCCTACTGCTCGTCCTTTCGGGCCGGAAGCACCAGGAGCGCGTCCCCGACCGCGCGTTCCGATCCGCCCGACGGGCTGTTCTGCACCTTCCCTTCGGCAACGGCTGTTGTTGAGCCGCCGCCGTCCAGGTTCATGGCCTGAACCATGCCGAGTGACAATGCGACGTCGGCCTCTTCCTTCAGGCTCAGTCCGAGCGAGGTAGTCGAGCGTCCGTCCGCTGTGACAAGCATGGTCCTGCCCTGGGCATCGGTTCCGGCGAAGGTCCGGGGGTTCCGCTTGTGGACCCAGCCGTAGTAGAAGCTGTTTCCATCGTTGGGATGCACCATTCCGTCATGTCGGACAGTGACGTCTTCACTGCCGTCCTTGACCAGCAACGGGCCGCCGTTGACGACGCTCGTTGCCTTGTTGGTGTCCAGGGACTTCCCGTCCTGGCCGAGCAGTCCGGCGTCGATTTTCAGCTTCGTGCCGACAGGAGCGAGTGCGCGGAGCCGTGCGACGTCAGTTCCGGTGGCCTGGATGGTGTGTCCGCCCGCAGGGACGGCCGCGCCACGGGTTTCGGCGATGGAGGTAACGGCGTCGTGGCTGTCCACCATCACTTCAAGGCCCGGACCGGCAGGCGTGGACTGCCCGAACTCCGGTGTGAACGTGACGAGCTCGTTGGAGTTCGTGCAGGTGACGTCCTGGAGCGGAGCTGAGGTAGGCAGGTCGTTGGCGCCGCCGCAGTTGCGGATCAGGCCAGGTACCCGGTTGATGCCGTCCAAGGGCGCTTCCCCGGAGGAAGACGATATTTTCCCCGCCCAGGTCAATCGCTGGATGCTGGTGGCATTTTTCTTTCCGTCGATGACGAGGGCCGGGCGGTCCGCTACGGCTTCGCTGAGAGTCTTGCCTCCGTAGACCCCGGCCCCGGCGGGGTCGCCTTCGGCACCGGCCTTCGGGTCGAAGACGAAGAAGCCTGCGTTCACAGCGGCGAGGGCGTGGGCGTCGGAGGCCAGCTGGCTGGTGGTCTCCCGCTTCTCCAGATCCGGACCGAACGAGGCGGCGAGCTGGCCCTGGTACTTCCCGGGGTCGATCGTGATGACGTCGAGATTCCACGGTCCGCGCGTCTTCGTGCTGGTCTCGGAGTCGCCGTCCCAACCCGTGTAGATCACTGAGGAGGCAAAACCGGCGGCCTTGATCTTGGCGACGACGGAGGCGCCGTCGGCCTGCGCGCCGAGATGGTCGGCGCGGACCCGGTAGCCCAGATCGCCTCCTGCGTCGGCAAGCTGCGGCGACTGGACATGTTCAACGCGGGCATCGACGCCGGCGGCCTTGAGCTTGTCGGCCGTGTGCTGCGCAGTGACCTGGCTTGAGAGCGCCGACGTCGGAGCGTCCGGGTCCGGCGAATCAGCCGGGATGGCCACTTCGGCGGTCCAGAAGAGCGAAGAGTCAGCTCCGCCCCGGCTGATTTTGGTGAGCGTGACGCCGGGGGCGAGGGTAGTCATTGTCCGGTTCTCGGGGAGGTCAGCGGCGCCAAGGTTGAGGTGGGCACCCTGACCCGTGCTGTTGTCACTTTTCCGGACATCGTCCGCATGAGTGGGGCCCACGGGGCTGAGGAGCGCTGAAAAGACGGCCAGAACGAGCCCGCCAGTGAGGGCACTGCGACGTTTTAGGGAGGCATTCATGGGTCCACCGTATAAAGACTGGACCGTCGCCCGGGCCGGTTTTCCGGTTTCGCGAACCCTGTTGACCGAACCTTCATGCCACGTTCACTTGCAGTCGAAAGGCCGACCCAAGAAGCAGCATTGGCTCCCCACGGAACTATCCCAAGGCAGAATGGAAGGCATGCCCCTTACTACGTTCGCCCTCGTCCGCCACGGTCAGACAGACTGGAATGCCCAGCGCCGGCTGCAGGGATCCACCGACATTCCGCTGAACGACGTCGGCCGCGGCCAGGCCCGCGACGCCGTCGCCGTCCTGTCCGGTTACGAGTGGGACGTCATTGTTTCGTCACCGCTGAGCCGGGCCGCGGAAACCGCCGAGCTGATCGCCGCAGGGCTGGGGCTCAGTGTGGACCGGCGCGTGCCGGAGCTCACCGAGCGCCGCTTTGGAGCTGCGGAGGGCCTGCAAGCAGGACCTGAATTGGACGCGCTGCGTATTCCTGGTGGCTTCCGCGGCGCGGAAAGCGAGGAGGAGGCAGCCTCCCGCGGTCTGGCCGCGCTGGAGGCGCTGGCCGAAGAGTTCCACGGCCGCCGCGTCCTTGTTGTCGCCCACGGGACGCTCCTCCGCTTGAGCCTCGGCCGCGCCGTCGCCCGCACTCTGGACAGCATCGACAACGCCGTGCTCAACCTCGCCCACCACCATGCCATAGACGGCTGGCAGCTCGAATACTTCAACGGTGAACCCGTCATGGCTGCCGTTCCCGCCTGAGCAGAACCCAGCCCAAGGCATATCCACCAGGACAGCGGCGTGGGAGACTGTTCAGCACTGACAGGAACTCTTCGAAGGGGATGTTCACCGTGGCGGTAACAGGTCTCAACTCCGTCCAGCACATCGTCGTCTTGATGCTTGAAAACCGATCGTTCGATCACATGCTCGGATACCTCTACGCCGATTCCGCCAATGTATCTCCCGTGGGGGACCCGTTCGAGGGCCTTACCGGCACGGAGTCCTGCCCCGGCTCCGATGGCAGTCCGGTTGAGGTCTATCAGCTGACTCCCTCGACCCCCGACGTCTATTTCATGCCGGGCGCCGACCCCGGAGAGGGGTACCAGGCAACGAACGAGCAGCTCCATGGCAGCGCCGGCGCGCCGAAAGTGGGGACAATTCCCTCCATGACCGGTTTTGTGACCAACTATGCCGGCGCCATCAAAGACAACCGAGCCAAGGGCTGGCAT is part of the Arthrobacter ramosus genome and harbors:
- a CDS encoding phosphodiester glycosidase family protein, which gives rise to MNASLKRRSALTGGLVLAVFSALLSPVGPTHADDVRKSDNSTGQGAHLNLGAADLPENRTMTTLAPGVTLTKISRGGADSSLFWTAEVAIPADSPDPDAPTSALSSQVTAQHTADKLKAAGVDARVEHVQSPQLADAGGDLGYRVRADHLGAQADGASVVAKIKAAGFASSVIYTGWDGDSETSTKTRGPWNLDVITIDPGKYQGQLAASFGPDLEKRETTSQLASDAHALAAVNAGFFVFDPKAGAEGDPAGAGVYGGKTLSEAVADRPALVIDGKKNATSIQRLTWAGKISSSSGEAPLDGINRVPGLIRNCGGANDLPTSAPLQDVTCTNSNELVTFTPEFGQSTPAGPGLEVMVDSHDAVTSIAETRGAAVPAGGHTIQATGTDVARLRALAPVGTKLKIDAGLLGQDGKSLDTNKATSVVNGGPLLVKDGSEDVTVRHDGMVHPNDGNSFYYGWVHKRNPRTFAGTDAQGRTMLVTADGRSTTSLGLSLKEEADVALSLGMVQAMNLDGGGSTTAVAEGKVQNSPSGGSERAVGDALLVLPARKDEQ
- a CDS encoding histidine phosphatase family protein, yielding MPLTTFALVRHGQTDWNAQRRLQGSTDIPLNDVGRGQARDAVAVLSGYEWDVIVSSPLSRAAETAELIAAGLGLSVDRRVPELTERRFGAAEGLQAGPELDALRIPGGFRGAESEEEAASRGLAALEALAEEFHGRRVLVVAHGTLLRLSLGRAVARTLDSIDNAVLNLAHHHAIDGWQLEYFNGEPVMAAVPA
- a CDS encoding magnesium transporter CorA family protein — encoded protein: MVFIRLYREGKLERDDVRVHEIEALARQDDVVLWIDYTNPTADDLLGVETVYGLHRLAVEDAVHDFQRPKLDRYPNHLFLSAYQAALKPGTGELTVVEISAFVTHNALVTVHGPEFDTDKLTAHWDAETDLAQHGVPFLFWGLLDMIVDGHFDAVQELDGYIDALEESLFEDHSPDHELQRKTFELRKNLVRLRRVVLPMREVLNTLLRREDLVGCSPAMQPFLQDVYDHVLRASEWTESLRDLVTTILETHISIQGNQMNLVMKKVTSWAAIIAVPTAVTGFFGQNVPFFGFQSDYGLWLSSALMAGGSIFLYLAFKKRDWI